A DNA window from Jaculus jaculus isolate mJacJac1 chromosome 1, mJacJac1.mat.Y.cur, whole genome shotgun sequence contains the following coding sequences:
- the Dpep2nb gene encoding DPEP2 neighbor protein, translating into MDTFTILGSTVTFEYAPRAPTPHPTPAYYHVTYRGNGESQMRWHGETYCLVGGYRAYGDAPIATPAKAKEEEPAPRQASKRRRAQEESHRDGGCPSPRIPRLRRGSKRRAQRSLLVGHLCGEDKPRAAETAQAPSALTTAPLGHDLSSPA; encoded by the exons ATGGACACTTTTACCATTCTTGGCAGTACTGTCACCTTTGAATATG CACCACGGGCTCCCACGCCGCACCCTACCCCTGCTTACTACCATGTCACCTACAGGGGAAATGGAGAGAGCCAGATGCGCTGGCATGGGGAGACTTACTGCCTGGTTGGTGGCTACCGGGCCTATGGGGACGCTCCCATTGCCACCCCTGCAAAGGCCAAGGAAGAGGAGCCAGCACCCAGGCAGGCTTCCAAGAGACGCCGAGCTCAGGAAGAGTCCCACAGAGATGGAGGGTGCCCAAGCCCCAGAATTCCTCGCCTGAGGCGTGGCAGCAAGAGGCGCGCCCAGAGAAGCTTGCTGGTTGGGCATCTCTGTGGCGAGGACAAGCCTCGAGCTGCTGAGACCGCTCAGGCCCCTTCAGCACTGACCACTGCCCCTCTGGGACATGACCTGAGCTCTCCTGCCTGA